One segment of Alnus glutinosa chromosome 2, dhAlnGlut1.1, whole genome shotgun sequence DNA contains the following:
- the LOC133859995 gene encoding UPF0481 protein At3g47200-like: protein MAVNEEGDSVRICIDCLESSIKDMMPHDSLVPLKCCIFKTPSILYRHNEKAFIPNAFSIGPLHHGNPKLKATEKVKAKYLQCLISRSPSPNTMLRTLITSIMKMEKEARECYAEAIDYDPQQLVKILVVDGCFLIELFRKNVYKKLREEDDPIFTKSCMIQFLYHDLILLENQVPWTVLEILFDLTKHSNRNERPLSLLVVYFFESIFLSYRMLRHQLNQTNMNIQGIKHIVDLDRKLSTLSIEDEEKGIEGWELLPSATSLVEAGIKFKRGTSSQNILDIKFIDGVLEIPPLVIHEVTETAFRNLISYEQCYPKCKARITSYAILLDSLINTAKDMDILCENKIIENWLNPEDAAHLFNKLYIDTYPDCYYYTNLCKQVNSFCQRRWPRWRAVLVGKYFNTPWAGFSTLAAVILLILTLVQTVYAMKK, encoded by the coding sequence ATGGCTGTGAATGAAGAAGGAGATAGTGTTAGAATTTGTATCGACTGCTTGGAGTCTTCAATAAAAGATATGATGCCCCATGATTCGCTTGTGCCGCTTAAGTGTTGCATCTTCAAAACCCCTTCCATTCTCTACAGGCATAATGAAAAAGCTTTTATCCCCAATGCATTTTCTATCGGGCCTCTCCATCATGGCAACCCAAAATTGAAAGCCACAGAAAAAGTTAAAGCCAAATATTTGCAATGCCTTATCTCTCGATCACCCTCTCCGAATACAATGCTAAGAACTCTCATCACTTCCATTATGAAGATGGAGAAAGAGGCTCGTGAGTGCTATGCTGAAGCAATTGATTACGACCCACAACAACTTGTGAAAATTTTGGTAGTTGATGGTTGCTTTCTTATTGAGTTGTTCCGCAAGAACGTTTATAAGAAACTTAGGGAAGAAGATGACCCTATTTTCACCAAGTCATGTATGATACAATTTCTATACCATGACTTGATATTGCTAGAAAACCAAGTACCTTGGACGGTACTTGAGATTTTGTTCGACTTGACAAAGCATTCTAACCGCAACGAGAGGCCCCTAAGTCTACTTGTCGTGTACTTCTTTGAATCCATCTTTTTATCATATAGAATGCTGCGGCACCAGCTAAATCAGACCAACATGAACATCCAAGGCATCAAGCATATTGTTGACCTGGACAGGAAATTGTCAACTTTGTCAATTGAAGACGAAGAAAAGGGAATAGAGGGATGGGAACTCCTGCCTTCTGCTACAAGCCTTGTGGAGGCTGGAATCAAATTCAAAAGGGGTACGTCTTCTCAAAACATTTTGGACATCAAATTTATTGATGGCGTTCTGGAAATTCCTCCATTAGTAATACACGAGGTAACAGAAACTGCCTTTAGAAATCTCATCAGCTATGAACAATGTTACCCTAAATGTAAAGCTAGGATCACTTCCTATGCGATACTCCTAGACAGCCTCATTAATACTGCCAAGGACATGGATATTCTGTGCGAGAATAAGATAATTGAAAATTGGTTGAATCCTGAGGATGCGGCCCATCTCTTCAACAAGCTTTACATTGATACTTATCCGGATTGCTATTACTACACAAACCTTTGCAAGCAAGTGAATAGTTTTTGCCAACGCAGGTGGCCTAGATGGCGTGCAGTGCTTGTGGGCAAGTATTTCAACACTCCATGGGCTGGTTTTTCCACATTGGCCGCTGTTATCCTTTTGATCCTCACCTTGGTACAAACTGTGTACGCCATGAAAAAATAG
- the LOC133860152 gene encoding UPF0481 protein At3g47200-like, with amino-acid sequence MSPKCCIFRTPPILSRHNKQAYIPDAFSIGPLHHGGQNLKAMEKIKAKYLQDLIDRSPIPSMKLRELINSIQAVENEARECYADEIAYTPYEFTEILVIDGCFTLELFYRDAYRNIKDMYKRDDPVFTKPCMLQFLQHDLILLENQVPWMVLELLFNKTRDPGHQMTLIELATSFFTDMFSSKIPFPNDSVRDVKHIPDLLRKFLISTSRGEEEGRLHLKFMPSATRLLEAGIKFKRGPSDKCILDIKFTNGFLEIPPILIHQTTETAFRNLISFEQCYCIDARITSYAIFLDNLINTTDDMEKLCERKIVNNLLNPEDATKFFNKLYHDTYVAKFHYETLGLQVNRYCQHKVPRWRAILVRNYFSNPWIILSTLGAIIILILTFVQTIYTVE; translated from the exons ATGTCTCCTAAGTGTTGCATCTTCAGAACCCCCCCTATTCTCTCCAGGCATAACAAACAAGCTTATATCCCTGATGCATTTTCTATTGGGCCTCTCCATCATGGCGGTCAAAACTTGAAAGCCAtggaaaaaattaaagccaaatATTTGCAAGACCTTATTGATCGATCACCCATACCGTCCATGAAGTTGAGAGAGCTCATCAATTCTATCCAGGCTGTGGAGAATGAGGCCCGTGAGTGTTATGCTGATGAAATTGCTTACACCCCATATGAATTTACGGAAATTTTGGTAATTGATGGCTGCTTCACTCTTGAGTTATTCTATAGGGATGCCTACCGCAATATTAAAGACATGTATAAAAGAGATGACCCTGTTTTCACCAAGCCCTGTATGCTCCAATTTCTACAGCATGACTTGATATTGCTTGAAAACCAGGTACCTTGGATGGTACTGGAGCTTTTGTTCAACAAGACCAGGGATCCTGGACACCAAATGACCCTGATTGAACttgccacctcattttttactGACATGTTTTCATCCAAAATACCTTTTCCAAATGACTCTGTTCGAGACGTGAAGCATATTCCAGACTTGCTGAGAAAATTCTTGATTTCAACATCTAGAGGAGAGGAAGAAG GCAGATTACATTTGAAATTCATGCCTTCTGCTACGAGGCTCCTAGAGGCTGGAATCAAATTCAAAAGGGGACCGTCTGATAAATGCATCTTAGATATAAAATTTACTAATGGTTTTCTGGAAATCCCTCCAATACTGATTCATCAGACAACAGAAACAGCTTTTCGAAATCTCATTAGCTTTGAGCAATGTTACTGCATTGATGCTAGGATCACCTCCTATGCCATATTCCTAGACAACCTCATCAATACTACCGACGACATGGAGAAGCTCTGTGAAAGAAAGATAGTTAATAACTTGTTGAATCCTGAGGATGCGACCAAGTTCTTCAACAAGCTTTACCATGATACTTATGTGGCTAAATTCCATTACGAAACTCTTGGTTTGCAAGTGAATAGATACTGCCAACACAAGGTGCCCAGATGGCGCGCGATACTTGTGCGCAATTATTTCAGCAATCCATGGATTATTCTTTCAACGTTGGGTGCTATTATCATACTCATCCTCACTTTCGTACAAACTATTTACACCGTAGAATAG
- the LOC133860607 gene encoding uncharacterized protein LOC133860607: MRGGWNGLQALVSNDCPYAYYIHCFVHRLQLALVAASKEVIPIHQFFTNLTFIVNIICASCSRFEELRIAQTAEIAYLIEIDEIQSGRGLNQISNLQRAGDTHWSSHLRSVSSLIKIFSPACEVLKIIDVGTTSSQRVEADSVYQVMTSFEFVFILHLMKETMQIIDHLCQELQSKYQDILSAMNLVSSTKEYIQQYRDDKWDDLLTNVKSFCEKRNIDVPDMSARYVERRGRARHQQADFTIEQHYRVDIFCASIDSQLQELNRRFTEHTVELLILGSALDPRAARESFRIDDICQLVNKFYPQDFTDLEKEQLEIELNHYKHNVVQHSSFQALSNISELCQWLVSTGKSTIYQLVFRVIVLVLTLPVSNATTERAFSAMNIVKTRFRNKIEDEFFYGFSNGVYRKRSCCNN, encoded by the coding sequence ATGCGAGGTGGGTGGAATGGGTTGCAAGCTTTGGTTTCAAATGATTGTCCATATGCCTACTACATTCATTGTTTCGTACATCGTTTGCAATTGGCATTAGTGGCGGCATCAAAGGAAGTTATTcctattcatcaattttttactaatttgacTTTTATTGTCAATATTATTTGTGCTTCGTGCAGTCGATTTGAAGAATTGCGGATTGCCCAAACTGCTGAAATTGCTTACCTAATTGAAATTGATGAGATTCAGAGTGGAAGGGGACTTAATCAAATTAGTAATTTACAACGGGCTGGAGATACTCATTGGAGTTCTCACTTGAGATCAGTTTCTAGCTTGATCAAAATCTTTAGTCCAGCTTGTGAAGTtcttaaaataattgatgtagGAACTACTTCTTCCCAACGAGTAGAAGCAGATTCAGTTTATCAGGTAATgacttcatttgaatttgtcttCATCTTGCACCTCATGAAAGAAACAATGCAGATCATTGATCATCTATGTCAAGAATTGCAATCAAAATATCAAGATATTTTAAGTGCCATGAATCTTGTTTCATCCACTAAAGAATATATCCAACAATATAGAGATGATAAATGGgatgatttacttaccaatgtgAAGTCATTTTGCGAGAAACGCAATATAGATGTCCCAGATATGAGTGCTCGTTATGTTGAGAGACGAGGTCGAGCTCGCCACCAACAAGCCGACTTTACAATTGAGCAACATTATCGAGTGGATATTTTTTGTGCCTCAATAGATTCTCaattgcaagaattaaatcGTCGGTTTACTGAGCATACAGTGGAGTTGCTTATTCTCGGCTCCGCTCTTGATCCTCGAGCCGCACGTGAATCTTTtagaattgatgatatttgtcaGTTGGTAAACAAGTTTTATCCACAAGACTTTACTGATCTTGAAAAGGAACAGTTGGAAATAGAACTTAACCATTATAAGCATAATGTAGTTCAACATTCGAGTTTCCAAGCATTGTCAAATATTTCTGAATTGTGCCAATGGTTGGTTAGTACCggaaaatcaactatctaccAACTTGTTTTTCGAGTTATTGTACTTGTGCTTACTCTTCCCGTTTCTAACGCAACTACAGAACGAGCATTTTCAGCCatgaatattgtcaaaactaggtttcgcaacaaaattgaagatgagtttTTTTACGGATTCTCTAATGGTGTATATCGAAAGAGAAGTTGTTGCAACAATTAG